Genomic window (Streptomyces sp. RerS4):
ACGGTCCACCCGTCCATCGTCGCCCTGTGCCGCTGAGGGGTGGCGCCAATTCGGGTGGAAGCGGAGGCGGTCGGTACCTAGAGTGACGGGGCACCCCGTTGTCCAGCCGGAAGACCGCTCATGCGTACGCACTACCCCCGTACGGCGCACCTGCCGTGGTCCCCCGGTGCCACGGCGGACGACATACGCGTCGCCGGGCCCTCGGCCCTGGACGGGCGCGAGGTGGTCGTCACCGAGAAGCTCGACGGGGAGAACACCACCCTCTACGCGAACGGCCTCCACGCCCGCTCCCTCGACTCCGGACACCACCCTTCCCGGGCCTGGGTCAAGGGGCTCCAGGGTCGTATCGGTGCCGGAATCCCGGCCGGGTGGCGGGTGTGCGGGGAAAACCTGTACGCCCGCCACTCGCTCGCGTACGAGGACCTGGACAGCTGGTTCTACGGCTTCTCCGTGTGGGACGGCGAGCACTGCCTCGACTGGGACCGGACCGTCGACTTCCTGAGCCGCCTCGGCGTGCCCGTCCCGCGCGTCCTTTGGCGCGGGGTGTACGACGAACGCGCCCTGCGCCGGCTGCGCGTGGACACCACCCGGCAGGAGGGGTACGTCGTGCGGACCACGGGGGGCTTCCACCGCGAGGACTTCGGCCGCTTCGTGGCCAAGTGGGTCCGCGGCGCGCACGTCCGCACGGACACCCATTGGATGTACGCGCCGGTCGTACCCAACGGGCTCGGCCCGACGGCCCCGCTGTGGGCCGTGCGCTCCGGAGCCGAGCCCGACGCGGCCGGCCTGCTCGACGTGCTCGGGGTGACGGAGCTCCCCGACGGGGCGCGCGAGACCGTCGCCGAGGTGGCGGCCCGGCTCGACGCGCTGGGCCGGACCGGCGAGGACCGGCTGGAGGGGGTCGTGGCCGCCGCCCTGCACCGCGAGCCGCGGGCCGCCCTCGCCGCGCGGCTCGCGGCGGGCCCGCTGGGGATGCGTACGGCGCGGCGCGTGGCGGACCTCGTGGGGCTGTACCCGGCGCTGCGGCGCCCGTTCCCGGACGAGGAGCGGCGGGCCGGGCTGGTCCGGCTGGCGGTGGGCGCCGACCTCGGAGTGCTGCACACGCTGGCGGCGGCCCTGCCGGGCGGTGCGGACGACCCCGACGCGGCGGAGTGCGTGGAGTGGTCGGCGCTGTGCGCGCAGGACGCGGGGCTGTTCGGCCCCGACCCGTTGGGCGGGCTGCGGCAGGGCATGCGCGAGGCGCTCGGCGGGACGCTGCACCCGGACGCGGCCGACCGCTGCTGGGCCGAGGCCCGGGAGGCGTTCGGCCGGGGCGGTGTCTCCACCGCCGAGGAGGCGGTCGCGGCGACGTGGCGTTGGCGCGACGCGGGCTCCTTCCCGCGTCTGGTGCAGCTGTGCGGGCCGTCCGGCAGCGGGAAGTCCACCTTCGCACGGGGGCTGAAGGGCGTGGACGCGTACGTCGCGCTGGACGACCTGCGCGCGGCCCGGGGCGAGCGCGCCGACCAGCGGCACAACCCGGAGGTGCTGCGCGAGGGCCTGGAGCGACTCGACCGGGCGCTGGCCGCCGGCGGCACGGTCGTGTGGGACGCCACCTCCCTGACGGAGGCCCAGCGCGGACTGGCCGGGGCGGTCGCGCGCCGGCGGGACGCGCTGGTCACGCGGGTGGTGGTGCTGGTCGAGGAGGCCGAGCTGATGCGGCGCAACGCGGCGCGGGCGCATGCCGTACCGGCGCCCGTACTGGCCGCGCAGGTGCGCCGGTTCAGTCCGCCGTACCCGGGCGGGGCGCACCGTACGTGGTACGTGGGCGCGGGCGGCACCCTGGAGGACACGGCGGGCGCGATGGGCGCGATGGGCGCGATGGCGGGCGGCGCACGGAACACGGGGGAGATCGTCTGATGCGTACCAGTGAGCAGCTTTACCACCAGGTCCGTTGGGACCCCCGCTTCGATCCGGCGCGGTTCACCCTGGGACTGCTCCAGCGGGGGGCCGCGCCGAAGCGGATACCGCTGCCCTCGTTCGTGCCCGGCGGCGACATTCCCTGGCACCGGGTGCTGTTCGTCGAGGCCGACGGTGAGCTGGTGTGGGACCGGGCGAGCGGCCTGGACCTCGTCGAGACCACCACGGCCGGGCGGGTACGGGAGGAACGGCTGCTGCGCGCCCCGTTCTTCACGGCCGGCACCCCGCACGCCTGGGACCCGGCGGACGGTGGCGCGTGGCGACCGGTCGGGGCGGTGGGGGCGCCGGTCGCGCCGCCCGCGCGCGTACGGCTGCTGACCTGGAACACCCTGTGGGACCGCTACGACGCCGCACTCATCGCCACCGCCCGGCGCAGGCCGATGCTGGTGGAGGCGCTGGCGGTGGCCGACGCCGATGTGATCGCCCTCCAGGAGGTCGAGGCCCCGCTGTTGGCGATGCTGCTGACGGCGCCGTGGGTGCGGGCCGGCTACACCCTGGCGACGGATCCGCGGGGCCGGGACGTGGCCGACAGCGGGCTGGTGATCCTCAGCCGGTTGCCGGTGCGGGAGGCGGGCTCGCACTGGCTGGGCCGGCACAAGGCGGTCACGGCCGTCACCGTGGACACGGCGGGCGGGCCGCTGGTCGTCGCCGCGACGCACCTGTCCAGCGACCACACGGAGAACGGCGCCGAGCGCAGGACGGAGCAACTGGCCACGATCGCCGAGGGGTTGGGTGCCATCGGCGCCGCGTCCGAGGTCGGGCTCGCGCTGCTCGGCGACTTCAACGACGGGCGCGGCGGCGACGCGGGACCGGCCGCCGTGCTGGGGCTGCGGGACGCCTGGAGCGAGGTGCGCGGGGCGGCGGACGAGACGCCCACCTTCGATCCCGGCGTCAACCCGCTGGCCGCCATCGGCTCCCTGACGGGACGGGCCGCCCGGCTGGACCGGATCCTGCTCGGCTCCGGCGCCGGCGCGCGGGCCCGTACGGTCGCGCTGCGCGGCGACTCCCCCGGCCCGGACGGGCTGTTCGTCTCCGACCACTTCGCGGTGGAGGCGACCGTGACGTACGGGGAACCGGACGCGCGGCCCGCGCGGCTCGACGCGGCGGCGAGCACCCGGACGGCGGTGGCGTGGTTGCCGCCCGAGGACGCGGCGGTCGAGGCGCTGCGCGCGGCGCACGACCCGGCGGTGGCACGTTGGCCCGCGCACGTCAACCTGCTGTTCGGCTTCGTGCCCGAGTCCTCCTTCGAGGAGGCGTTGCCCCTGCTGGCGGAAGTGGCGGCCGGGGTACGGCCGTTCACCGCGCGCCTGGAGGGGGTGCACGGCTTCGGGCAGCGGGAGGAGGCCACGCTGTGGCTGGACCCGGCGGCGGGTGAGGGCGGGGATGCGCCGTGGCGGGAGCTGCGGCGGGCCCTCGTCGAGCGGTTCCCGGGGTGTCGGGGCCGGGCCGGGGACTGGACCCCGCACCTGACGCTGGGGCGCAGCCGTGACCCGCTGCGGGCGGAGCGGGAGTTCGCCGCGCGCCTCGACGCCTCCCGACCCGCCGGCGGCCGCAGCGCCCGGGTGGGCTCCCTCGCGGTGCTGGCGCGGCGCGGGGACGGGCCGATGCGGGTGCGGGCGACGGTGGAGCTGGGGACCGGCGCCGTGCGGTGGACGCCCGAGGCGGCGCCGCCGACGCGCTCCGGACCGCTGCGGACCCCGGGAGGAGCGGCTCGCCGAGGAGGTCACGGCCCGCATCGCGGCGGCCCTGCCGCGGGCCGTGGTGCGCCTGGCCGGATCCCGCCGGATGGGGTGCGCCCTGCCCGGAGCCGACGTGGACCTGGTGGCGGTGCTGCCGGGCGGTGCGGTGGACTCCGGGAGGCGCTGCGCGCGCTGGCGCGGGCGTTGCCCGACGCGACCCGGCTGCGGGAGGTGACGGGCGCCCGGGTGCCGGGGCTGCGGCTGCGCCTGTCGGGGCTGGACGTGGACCTGGTGCTGGTCGCCGCCGACGCTGCGGCGGACGTCCCCGCCGAGCCGGACGGACCGGCCGCGGTGGCGCTGGCCGCGCTCGGGGACGCGGAGGCCGTACGCGACGCCGTGGGCGCGGAGCACGCCGCGTTCGCCCGCCTGGCGCGGGAGGTGAAGGCCTGGGCGCGGGCCCGGGGCCTGGACCGCGCCCCCTTCGGCGGTCTGCCGGGGCTGGCCTGGGCGGTCCTGGCGGCCCGGACCGTACGCACCGCGGGCGGCTCGGCGGCCGATCTGCGGCGGGAGTTCTTCGGGAGCTGGGCCGCCTGGGACTGGACCGCGCCCGTGGCCCTCGCGGGAGCCGCCGAGCTGGCCGCGGGGCCCGAACCGGTGACCGTGCTCACCCCGGCCGCGCCGGTGCGCAGTTGCACGACGCAGGTGGGGCCCGGGTCGCGGGACCTGCTGGTGCGGGAGCTGTACCGGGCGTGGGAGCTGCTGGAGGAGGATCCGGAGGACTTCGGCCGGGTCCTGGCGGGCCCTGCCCCGCACCGTCGGCACGCGGCCTGGGCGGTGGTGACCGTGCGGGCCGACACGCCCGGGGAGTTCGAGGAGGACCTGGGTCGGGCGCGGGGCCGGCTGCGCGCCCTGCTCGGCGCGCTCGCGGACGCCGGGGTCGAGGACGCGCACGCCTGGCCGCGCCCCTTCGAGCGGACGGACACCCGGGCCCGCTACGCCGTCGGCCTGGGCGCCCACCCGCCGCAGGCCCCGACCTGGCGGCCCTCGCCCGCCCGTGGGCGGCCGGCCTGCGCGGCGTCGAGGTCTCCTGGGCCACGTGCGGCGAGGTCCCGGACCTACCCTGACGCCCGGGGACCAGGGCCGACCGGGGCCAGAGCTCGCCGGGAACCAGGGCCGGCCGGGCCAAGGCTCGCCGGGCCGGGGCTCGCCTGAGGCCAGGGCTCGCCGAGGCCAGGGCCGGCCAGGCCGGGGCTCGCCCGAGGCCAGGGCCGGCCGGGCCAGAGCTCGCCGGGGATCAGAGCCAGCCGGGGGCCAAGGCTCGCGGGGGACCAGGGCCCTCCCGGTCAGGGCTCGCCGGGGATCAGAGCCGGCCGGGCCAAAGCTCGATGACGATCTTCCCGGCGGTGTGGCCCTCCTGGCTGAGGGCGAAGGCCGCCGCGAGGTCGGACAGGGGGTAGGTCGCGGCGACGTCGACCGTGAGCCGGCCGTCGTCGGCGAGCCGGCCCAGCGCGGTGAGGTCCTCGGCGACGGGCCGGACCCACATCCACTGGCCGCCCGCGCCGAGCACGGTGTGGTCGGCGATGGACGCGTGCCGGCCGCCCTCGCCCAGGACGGCCAGGGTGGCGTCGAGGACACCGCCCACGAAGTCCGCGACGACGGTGACCCCGCCGGGGGCCAGGTCGCGGACGCGCCCGGCCAGCCCGTCCCCGTACGTGACGGGCTCGCAGCCGAGTCCGCGCAGCCGGTCGTGGTTGCGCGGCGAGGCGGTGCCGATGACGCGGGCGCCGAGCGAGCGGGCGATCTGCACGCCGAGGGAGCCGACGCCGCCGGCCGCGCCGTGGACGAGGACGGTGTCGTCGGGGCCCGTGCCGAGCCGGTTGAGCAGCTGGTAGGCGGTCAGCCCGGCCAGCGGCAGGCCGGCCGCCCGCTGCCAGTCGAGCGAGGCCGGCTTGGCTGCGAGCGCCCGGACGGGCACGCTGACGTACTCCGCGAAGGTGCCGCCGTGCACGTAGTCCTTGCGGGCGTACGCCATCACCTCGTCGCCGACCTCGAACTCCGGTACGTCGATGCCGACGCGCTCGACGGTGCCGGCGACGTCCCAGCCCGGGATCACGGGGTACACGACGTCCATCAGGCCGTCGAGTCCGCCCGACATGATCTTCCAGTCGACCGGGTTGACCGACGCGCACCGCACCTTGACGAGCACCTCCCCGGGGGCGACCTTGGGCAGCGGCATCCGTGTCTCGCGGAGCACCTCCGTCCCGCCGTACGTCTCGTACGTCATCGCCCGCATGGTGTTCTCGGACATCCTCGCGACCTCTCCGTGTGCCGTGGCCCGCCGCCCCTCCCATCCCAC
Coding sequences:
- a CDS encoding NADP-dependent oxidoreductase yields the protein MRAMTYETYGGTEVLRETRMPLPKVAPGEVLVKVRCASVNPVDWKIMSGGLDGLMDVVYPVIPGWDVAGTVERVGIDVPEFEVGDEVMAYARKDYVHGGTFAEYVSVPVRALAAKPASLDWQRAAGLPLAGLTAYQLLNRLGTGPDDTVLVHGAAGGVGSLGVQIARSLGARVIGTASPRNHDRLRGLGCEPVTYGDGLAGRVRDLAPGGVTVVADFVGGVLDATLAVLGEGGRHASIADHTVLGAGGQWMWVRPVAEDLTALGRLADDGRLTVDVAATYPLSDLAAAFALSQEGHTAGKIVIELWPGRL
- a CDS encoding RNA ligase family protein, producing MRTHYPRTAHLPWSPGATADDIRVAGPSALDGREVVVTEKLDGENTTLYANGLHARSLDSGHHPSRAWVKGLQGRIGAGIPAGWRVCGENLYARHSLAYEDLDSWFYGFSVWDGEHCLDWDRTVDFLSRLGVPVPRVLWRGVYDERALRRLRVDTTRQEGYVVRTTGGFHREDFGRFVAKWVRGAHVRTDTHWMYAPVVPNGLGPTAPLWAVRSGAEPDAAGLLDVLGVTELPDGARETVAEVAARLDALGRTGEDRLEGVVAAALHREPRAALAARLAAGPLGMRTARRVADLVGLYPALRRPFPDEERRAGLVRLAVGADLGVLHTLAAALPGGADDPDAAECVEWSALCAQDAGLFGPDPLGGLRQGMREALGGTLHPDAADRCWAEAREAFGRGGVSTAEEAVAATWRWRDAGSFPRLVQLCGPSGSGKSTFARGLKGVDAYVALDDLRAARGERADQRHNPEVLREGLERLDRALAAGGTVVWDATSLTEAQRGLAGAVARRRDALVTRVVVLVEEAELMRRNAARAHAVPAPVLAAQVRRFSPPYPGGAHRTWYVGAGGTLEDTAGAMGAMGAMAGGARNTGEIV